AGGGAAGAAAATGCTTATCTGAAGCATGAAGGAGAAAGTGCTGACTATATAATAGAAAGCTTCTTTGAACTCATACCTCTCATAGAAGAGATTATTCAATAATAACTCCGCCGTCTTTGAGTATGGTTATTTCAATTTTTTCTTTTACAACTCTACCCTGAATTTTATCAGGAACACTCCTTTTAATCTTATCAATCAGCGAGAGAGTATTTTCCTTTACCTTTATATTGCATATGGTGGCGCAGGAGAAAACCTCTTTTGGTACATTGAAGATATCCTCGCCATCCTTAATTTCAATTACCTTAGGAGAACCGATTTTCCTGAATAGGTCAAGAGTTGCATTTGCCTTCTCTACATTTTTTCTTGCTCTCTTTTCTGTTATGCTTATATTTGCTCTTGTTGTACCCAGCATACCTGCAATTGCAGCCTGAG
The archaeon BMS3Bbin15 genome window above contains:
- a CDS encoding putative transcriptional regulator; this translates as MNTFLTPMQIKILELRAKGHTQAAIAGMLGTTRANISITEKRARKNVEKANATLDLFRKIGSPKVIEIKDGEDIFNVPKEVFSCATICNIKVKENTLSLIDKIKRSVPDKIQGRVVKEKIEITILKDGGVIIE